The Oncorhynchus masou masou isolate Uvic2021 chromosome 31, UVic_Omas_1.1, whole genome shotgun sequence genome includes a region encoding these proteins:
- the LOC135524168 gene encoding ras association domain-containing protein 10-like, with product MEQEECKVSVWVCREEKLVSGLSKRTTCADVVKVLLEDQNLPQGASAAMQSGTPQSYCIVEKWRGFERMLPNKTKILRLWSAWGDEQENVRFVLVKNEASLPNNGPRSAEARVVQSKDNPCVFKGAAKTTMAFSQEKQRRIVRKAFRKLDKINKKREETFPKDKSSVEKLETFVHLVISQDHTIRQQIQRIKELDRDIEMYEAKVHFDRIKRHGINYVQDTYMVEPSVEADPLEDVPRSAEAIAQFEEYALRCEEVLRLQEELTEREALVECITGEIQEELNQRWMKRRQDELSGKDTERFGESVNIPVAAVAPQPAAQSGAAAPEPDVNSISQNDLVLEGKIIKSKLDTSLYIGLRLNTDLEAVKGDLDLSQELWDAKEKELTDLLAKMHSMNLNKEKLPEADKAHSGVTETDMLPSLEKSGGWVEQTRGLSKTCDMNDEDSDTGLSSMHSQDSDNTPVCESLV from the coding sequence ATGGAGCAGGAAGAATGCAAGGTATCAGTATGGGTCTGCCGGGAGGAGAAGCTGGTCTCAGGGCTGTCCAAACGCACCACCTGCGCGGATGTTGTAAAAGTTCTACTGGAGGACCAAAACTTGCCACAAGGTGCGTCAGCGGCGATGCAGTCTGGGACCCCCCAGTCTTACTGCATTGTGGAGAAATGGAGAGGCTTTGAGAGGATGTTACCCAATAAAACCAAAATCCTGCGTCTCTGGAGCGCCTGGGGAGATGAGCAGGAAAACGTGAGGTTTGTGTTGGTGAAGAATGAGGCATCGTTACCGAACAACGGACCCAGGAGCGCCGAGGCGCGAGTCGTTCAGAGCAAAGACAATCCGTGCGTATTCAAGGGAGCAGCCAAGACCACAATGGCTTTCTCGCAAGAAAAGCAGCGGAGGATTGTTCGAAAAGCTTTTAGAAAGTTGGACAAAATTAacaaaaagagagaagagacttTTCCTAAGGATAAATCCTCAGTGGAGAAATTGGAAACGTTTGTGCACTTGGTTATCTCGCAAGATCACACCATCCGCCAGCAGATCCAAAGGATCAAAGAGTTGGATAGGGATATAGAGATGTATGAGGCAAAAGTGCACTTTGACAGAATTAAGAGACATGGTATCAATTATGTGCAGGACACATACATGGTGGAACCGAGCGTGGAGGCTGATCCATTAGAGGACGTTCCACGTTCAGCGGAGGCTATTGCGCAGTTTGAGGAGTACGCTCTTAGGTGCGAGGAGGTCCTGCGACTTCAGGAGGAGTTGACAGAGCGCGAGGCTCTCGTGGAATGCATCACTGGTGAAATTCAGGAGGAGCTAAACCAAAGGTGGATGAAAAGACGGCAAGATGAGCTGTCGGGCAAAGACACAGAACGTTTTGGGGAGTCTGTGAACATCCCCGTAGCTGCAGTGGCTCCACAGCCTGCAGCACAGTCAGGCGCCGCCGCCCCAGAGCCAGATGTGAACAGTATATCACAGAACGACTTGGTTTTAGAGGGGAAGATAATCAAATCAAAGCTGGATACCAGTTTATATATTGGTCTTCGTTTAAACACGGATTTAGAGGCTGTTAAGGGTGATTTGGACTTAAGCCAGGAGCTATGGGACGCGAAAGAAAAAGAACTAACGGATTTGCTCGCAAAAATGCACTCTATGAATTTAAATAAGGAAAAGTTACCCGAGGCTGATAAAGCACACTCTGGTGTCACTGAGACTGACATGTTGCCTTCCTTGGAGAAGAGCGGTGGGTGGGTGGAGCAGACCAGAGGTCTGTCCAAGACCTGCGACATGAACGACGAAGATTCAGACACGGGGCTGAGCTCCATGCATAGCCAGGACTCTGACAATACACCTGTGTGTGAATCACTGGTGTAG
- the LOC135524167 gene encoding transcriptional enhancer factor TEF-1-like isoform X1 produces MDERTATMDPSSWSGSESPADDMERMSDGAEKGMDGDPEGVWSPDIDQSFQEALAIYPPCGRRKIILSDEGKMYGRNELIARYIKLRTGKTRTRKQVSSHIQVLARRKSREFHTKLKVTCMDQSVKDKALQSMASMSSAQIVSATAIHNKLGLPGFPRPTFPGAAGFWQGMISTGQPGSSQDVKPFAQQAYPIQTAVTTTISAYEPPTAPAPTAPAWQGRSIGTTKLRLVEFSAFLEQQRDPDSYNKHLFAHIGQTNYSYSDALLEAVDIRQIYDKFPEKKGGLKELFGKGPHNSFFLVKFWADLNCNIQDDSGAFYGVTSQYESSENMTITCSTKVCSFGKQVVEKVETEYARFENGRFVYRISRSPMCEYMINFIHKLKHLPEKYMMNSVLENFTILLVVTNRETQETLLCMACVFEVSNSDHGAQHHIYRLVKE; encoded by the exons ATGGACGAGCGCACCGCCACTATGGACCCCAGCAGTTGGAGCGGAAGCGAGAGCCCCGCAGACGACATGGAGAGGATGAGCGACGGGGCCGAGAAGGGCATGGACGGGGACCCCGAAGGGGTGTGGAGCCCCGACATCGACCAGAGCTTCCAGGAGGCGCTGGCTATCTACCCGCCCTGTGGGCGGAGGAAGATCATCCTCTCAGACGAGGGCAAGATGTACG GTCGCAATGAGTTGATAGCGAGATACATCAAACTAAGAACGGGAAAGACAAGGACAAGAAAGCAG GTCTCCAGTCACATTCAGGTTCTTGCCAGACGGAAATCTCGGGAGTTTCACACCAAGCTAAAG GTCACATGTATG GACCAGAGTGTGAAAGACAAGGCACTGCAGAGTATGGCCTCCATGTCCTCGGCTCAGATCGTCTCTGCCACCGCCATCCACAACAAGCTTGGCCTCCCAGGCTTCCCAAGACCCACCTTCCCTGGTGCGGCAGGG TTTTGGCAGGGTATGATATCCACTGGCCAGCCTGGATCCTCACAAGA TGTTAAGCCATTTGCCCAGCAGGCCTACCCCATCCAGACAGCTGTAACGACCACCATCTCAG CGTACGAGCCTCCCACAGCCCCCGCGCCTACAGCTCCAGCCTGGCAGGGCCGCTCCATCGGGACCACCAAACTCAGACTGGTGGAGTTCTCTGCTTTCCTGGAGCAGCAGAGAGACCCTGACTCT tacAACAAGCACCTGTTTGCCCACATCGGACAGACTAACTACTCGTACAGCGACGCCCTACTGGAGGCTGTGGACATCCGGCAGATCTACGATAAGTTCCCAGAGAAGAAGGGAGGACTGAAGGAGCTCTTTGGAAAGGGCCCTCACAACTCCTTTTTCCTGGTCAAGTTCTGG GCTGATCTGAACTGTAACATCCAGGATGACTCTGGGGCCTTCTACGGTGTGACCAGCCAGTATGAGAGCTCTGAGAACATGACCATCACATGCTCCACCAAGGTGTGCTCCTTCGGCAAGCAGGTGGTTGAGAAGGTGGAG ACGGAATATGCTCGCTTCGAGAACGGACGCTTTGTCTACAGGATAAGTCGCTCCCCCATGTGTGAATACATGATCAACTTCATCCACAAACTCAAACACCTGCCTGAGAAATACATGATGAACAGTGTCCTGGAGAACTTCACCATCCTATTG GTGGTGAccaacagagagacacaggagacgCTGCTGTGCATGgcgtgtgtgtttgaggtgtcgAACAGCGACCACGGAGCTCAACATCACATCTACCGGCTAGTCAAGGAATAA
- the LOC135524167 gene encoding transcriptional enhancer factor TEF-1-like isoform X2 has protein sequence MDERTATMDPSSWSGSESPADDMERMSDGAEKGMDGDPEGVWSPDIDQSFQEALAIYPPCGRRKIILSDEGKMYGRNELIARYIKLRTGKTRTRKQVSSHIQVLARRKSREFHTKLKDQSVKDKALQSMASMSSAQIVSATAIHNKLGLPGFPRPTFPGAAGFWQGMISTGQPGSSQDVKPFAQQAYPIQTAVTTTISAYEPPTAPAPTAPAWQGRSIGTTKLRLVEFSAFLEQQRDPDSYNKHLFAHIGQTNYSYSDALLEAVDIRQIYDKFPEKKGGLKELFGKGPHNSFFLVKFWADLNCNIQDDSGAFYGVTSQYESSENMTITCSTKVCSFGKQVVEKVETEYARFENGRFVYRISRSPMCEYMINFIHKLKHLPEKYMMNSVLENFTILLVVTNRETQETLLCMACVFEVSNSDHGAQHHIYRLVKE, from the exons ATGGACGAGCGCACCGCCACTATGGACCCCAGCAGTTGGAGCGGAAGCGAGAGCCCCGCAGACGACATGGAGAGGATGAGCGACGGGGCCGAGAAGGGCATGGACGGGGACCCCGAAGGGGTGTGGAGCCCCGACATCGACCAGAGCTTCCAGGAGGCGCTGGCTATCTACCCGCCCTGTGGGCGGAGGAAGATCATCCTCTCAGACGAGGGCAAGATGTACG GTCGCAATGAGTTGATAGCGAGATACATCAAACTAAGAACGGGAAAGACAAGGACAAGAAAGCAG GTCTCCAGTCACATTCAGGTTCTTGCCAGACGGAAATCTCGGGAGTTTCACACCAAGCTAAAG GACCAGAGTGTGAAAGACAAGGCACTGCAGAGTATGGCCTCCATGTCCTCGGCTCAGATCGTCTCTGCCACCGCCATCCACAACAAGCTTGGCCTCCCAGGCTTCCCAAGACCCACCTTCCCTGGTGCGGCAGGG TTTTGGCAGGGTATGATATCCACTGGCCAGCCTGGATCCTCACAAGA TGTTAAGCCATTTGCCCAGCAGGCCTACCCCATCCAGACAGCTGTAACGACCACCATCTCAG CGTACGAGCCTCCCACAGCCCCCGCGCCTACAGCTCCAGCCTGGCAGGGCCGCTCCATCGGGACCACCAAACTCAGACTGGTGGAGTTCTCTGCTTTCCTGGAGCAGCAGAGAGACCCTGACTCT tacAACAAGCACCTGTTTGCCCACATCGGACAGACTAACTACTCGTACAGCGACGCCCTACTGGAGGCTGTGGACATCCGGCAGATCTACGATAAGTTCCCAGAGAAGAAGGGAGGACTGAAGGAGCTCTTTGGAAAGGGCCCTCACAACTCCTTTTTCCTGGTCAAGTTCTGG GCTGATCTGAACTGTAACATCCAGGATGACTCTGGGGCCTTCTACGGTGTGACCAGCCAGTATGAGAGCTCTGAGAACATGACCATCACATGCTCCACCAAGGTGTGCTCCTTCGGCAAGCAGGTGGTTGAGAAGGTGGAG ACGGAATATGCTCGCTTCGAGAACGGACGCTTTGTCTACAGGATAAGTCGCTCCCCCATGTGTGAATACATGATCAACTTCATCCACAAACTCAAACACCTGCCTGAGAAATACATGATGAACAGTGTCCTGGAGAACTTCACCATCCTATTG GTGGTGAccaacagagagacacaggagacgCTGCTGTGCATGgcgtgtgtgtttgaggtgtcgAACAGCGACCACGGAGCTCAACATCACATCTACCGGCTAGTCAAGGAATAA